In Miscanthus floridulus cultivar M001 chromosome 5, ASM1932011v1, whole genome shotgun sequence, one genomic interval encodes:
- the LOC136453625 gene encoding F-box/LRR-repeat protein At1g67190-like yields MELLPVEVVGNILSHLGVARDVMVASAVCRKWRDACRRHLRSLSFNSDDFPRDMTTRQLEIVITQTIFQTMGLQCLSIHIDNTHEFSAAPVIAWLMYTRETLRSLSYNVRTIPNVNILEKCGRQKLEMLDLDHNTITGVEPSYQRFTCLKSLSLRHVSISALDLSLLVAACPRIASLALDVLEVVTSDSQSTMELTSHTLKSLFAKSVGVDKIILDADNLEVLHLNALNLDLFELNGKGTLKHLKIDDVSVTHLDIGDNTDHLEAVDVSNFTIVWPKFYSMISRASNLRMLRFWGVVFDDEDEIVDSETIAVSFPLLRHLSLSYELRDGLLHYSLQGSSPLENVSVLELGWTVISEHFGPWVFGMIGRCPNLKKLVIHGVLSEAKTREERQMLASFTSFIVCLMRKYVHVDVQFEYE; encoded by the coding sequence ATGGAGCTTCTCCCTGTTGAAGTCGTTGGCAACATTCTTTCCCATCTTGGTGTTGCACGTGATGTCATGGTTGCCTCTGCGGTATGCCGCAAGTGGCGAGATGCATGCAGGAGGCACCTTCGTTCACTGTCCTTCAACTCCGATGACTTTCCACGGGACATGACTACCCGTCAGTTGGAGATTGTCATCACACAAACTATATTTCAGACTATGGGGCTGCAATGCCTTTCGATTCATATCGATAACACTCATGAGTTCTCTGCAGCACCAGTGATTGCATGGCTCATGTATACCAGGGAGACACTCCGGAGCTTGTCTTACAATGTCAGGACAATACCCAATGTAAACATTCTTGAAAAGTGTGGTAGACAGAAGCTCGAAATGCTAGATTTGGATCATAACACCATCACAGGTGTTGAACCAAGCTATCAGAGGTTCACTTGTCTGAAATCCCTTTCCCTGAGGCATGTCAGCATTTCGGCCTTGGATTTGAGCCTTTTAGTTGCTGCTTGCCCGAGAATAGCGTCATTAGCACTTGATGTCCTTGAGGTTGTCACTTCAGACTCACAATCTACGATGGAGCTCACAAGCCATACATTGAAAAGTCTCTTTGCAAAATCGGTAGGTGTAGATAAGATCATACTTGATGCAGATAATTTGGAAGTTCTGCACCTGAATGCTTTAAATCTTGATCTGTTTGAGCTTAACGGGAAAGGAACACTAAAGCATCTTAAGATTGATGATGTCAGTGTTACTCATTTGGATATTGGGGACAATACTGATCATTTGGAGGCAGTAGACGTGAGCAACTTCACAATAGTGTGGCCAAAATTCTATAGCATGATATCCAGAGCATCTAATTTGCGTATGCTACGATTTTGGGGTGTTGTGTTTGATGACGAGGATGAGATTGTGGATTCAGAAACTATAGCTGTTTCATTTCCTCTTCTTAGGCATCTTTCATTGAGTTATGAATTACGAGATGGGTTACTTCACTACAGCCTTCAGGGATCATCACCACTGGAGAATGTCTCAGTTCTGGAACTTGGTTGGACAGTAATAAGTGAGCACTTTGGACCCTGGGTGTTTGGTATGATTGGAAGGTGTCCAAATCTCAAGAAACTTGTTATTCATGGTGTTCTTTCTGAGGCAAAAACGCGAGAGGAGCGCCAGATGTTAGCAAGCTTTACCTCATTCATAGTCTGCCTCATGAGGAAGTATGTGCATGTCGATGTACAATTTGAGTATGAGTGA